In a genomic window of Rhinoderma darwinii isolate aRhiDar2 chromosome 10, aRhiDar2.hap1, whole genome shotgun sequence:
- the LOC142662472 gene encoding nicotinamide N-methyltransferase-like: MMDSSPHKVYHEHDFDSRQYLEHYFSDKSDMAFGEDSLNFVIENFRQVFAMGHINGDILIDLSISSFVHHLYSASEFFENIIVLKVNNRCIMELKRWVDDRTGAFYWGHTSALHQEKEENSDQFQDQEAKLRSAIQHVVKYDLEKENMTDPLVLPPADCVISALLLDAISKDQDDYIRYLRKFSRLLKPGGHIIIMGGLGTTYFTVGKDKFHALTYNEDFIRKVLVGEGLIIDYCKVKERTAVSDIVDFKAVIFIAAHKEK; the protein is encoded by the exons ATGATGGATTCCAGTCCCCATAAGGTCTATCATGAACATGACTTTGATTCAAGACAATATCTGGAGCATTACTTTTCAGATAAATCTGACATGGCCTTTGGAGAAGACTCCTTGAATTTTGTCATTGAAAATTTTAGACAAGTTTTTGCAATGG GTCATATTAATGGAGACATCTTGATTGACCTCAGTATTAGTTCCTTTGTTCATCATCTATATTCAGCCAGTGAGTTTTTCGAAAACATCATAGTGCTGAAGGTCAATAATAGATGCATCATGGAGCTGAAAAGATGGGTGGACGACCGTACGGGAGCATTTTATTGGGGCCACACATCAGCACTTCAtcaagagaaagaagaaaacag TGATCAGTTTCAGGACCAGGAAGCAAAACTGAGATCAGCCATTCAACATGTTGTGAAATACGACCTGGAGAAAGAGAATATGACAGACCCGCTGGTCTTACCACCAGCCGATTGTGTCATCAGTGCGTTGCTCTTGGATGCTATCAGCAAAGATCAAGATGATTACATCAGATATCTGAGGAAGTTCTCTAGGTTGCTAAAACCTGGAGGACACATCATAATAATGGGAGGTTTAGGTACAACATATTTTACAGTCGGAAAAGACAAGTTCCATGCTCTCACATATAATGAGGATTTTATCAGGAAAGTTCTAGTTGGAGAAGGTTTAATCATTGATTACTGTAAGGTCAAGGAGAGAACGGCTGTCAGTGACATTGTTGACTTTAAGGCCGTCATATTTATTGCAGCTCACAAGGAGAAGTAG